The genomic segment GACTCGCCGGCCATCGCCCACGCCATCATCCGGGCCAAAAAGCGGAAGGTGCTCGTCAAGCTCGTCCTCGAGGCCGATTACCTCGTCGCGCCGGCGTTTCGAGGCGATCCGTTTGTGCCGGGCGGCGGCCACGAGATCAATCGCGAGCTGCACAACGCCATCCTCCGGGCCGCGATCAAGGTCAATTCGGATTTTAACCCGCACATCTTCCACCAGAAGTTTGTCGTGCGCGACAGGACCTCGGTGCTGACCGGCTCGACCAACTTTACGGAAACCGGCACGAGCGTCAATCTCAATCACATCGTCATCGTGCACGACAAGGACGTGGCGAAGGCGTACGATCTCGAGTTTTCGGAGATCCAGAAGGGGCGATTCGGGGCGGAGAGCGATGTGCACGGCCCCAAGCCGCTCGTCAAGCTGGTCAACGACGTGCGGGTCAAGGTGCTGTTTGCGCCCGAGCACGCGCCGGAGATGGAGATCATGAAGCAGATCGCGAAGGCGCGCCGGCGGATCGACTTCGCCATCTTCACGTTCGCGCAGTCGTCGGGGATCGACGATCAGCTGGCGCTCGTCAAGGAGCGCCCCGGGGTCGAGATCCGCGGCGCCCTCTACCGCATGCAGGCGAACCAGTCGTGGTCGTCGAAGGATCTGTTACACGCCGCCGGCGTCGAGGTGAACCTGGTGCCGACCCCGGGCCGGCCCGGCCCGATGCCGGGCAAGCTGCACCACAAGCTCATGGTGGTGGACGAGTCGCTCGTCATCGCCGGCAGCTTCAACTATACCGGCGCCGCCAACAAGCTGAACGACGAGAACCTGATCATCCTGGGCGACCTCGAATGCACAGATCCGGAAGGCGTGCGCAAGCAGCGTGAACTGGCCCGTTTCGCGATGGATGAGATCGACCGGATCGTCGAGGTCTTCGGGGAGCGGGTCGTCTGAACGCGCCGATCACAGAATCGTCATAGAGCGACGCAAAAAGACCGATGATTTGTGACACAACCGGGCGTGCAAATTGATTTGATTTAGGGGCATATCCATTCCCCTCAAATCAGCGCGTGTCCGTTCGTGCCTCCTGTGTCACACAGGACGGCGGTCCGGCGCTGCACCCGGCACATGCAAAGCATCCCTACCCGCACCGACACCTCCGAAAGCGCGCGCCGCACGATGAACAAATATTTCCTCCTCGTGGCCGGTCGCGCCTACGCGGATGTGAAACGCGTCTGTTCTTCCAATCCCCACGCTTTTCGCTTCATCGGCGACCTGCTGCTGGCCGAGGCGCGATTCTTCCGCAACTGCTCGGATTATTCGCTGTATCGCCGGAGCGCGCCTATCGGCCGCGCGCGCGGGCCCTTCCTGGCGATCATCTGCGCGCAAACGCATCAGTGGCTGCGCACCGACCCTGCACTGGAAGCCTTTCTGGGCTATTCGCGTGAGGAGATGGAAGAAGACTGGGTGGTGACGCTCCATCCCGAAACCTGCCAGGAAACGGACAGCCGGCTCGTTCAGGTGTATCGCGACCTGCACAGCGGCAAGGTGCCCTACGCCCGGGCCGAAATTCGGTACCAGACCCGCATCGGCTACAGCGTCTGGGCGCAGGTGACCCATTCGCTCGTGCGCGACAGCCAGGGCCGGCCGGACCGCTACGTGCTCGCCTTCGAGGACTGCTCCATGAAGCGGTGGACCGAGCTGTTTCACGGCGAGCTGATCGCGCTGCGCCGCATCATGGAACTGAGCGGCTACGAGGGAGACCATCTGAACCGCGTCGACGGCCTGATCCGCCATTTCGAAGGGCAACCCGTACCGGCATCGCTGCTGGGTGAACTCGTGGAGCTGTTCGCGACCGTGGCCTGAGTGGAGGCCTCACGGCAACATGTATGAATGACTGATCTTACGCAACCATGTGCCGGTAATCTGATGCAGGATGCAAGATGCAGGATTTGTACCGGGCAACAGGCTTTTCGGACGAAATCCTGCATCCTTCATCTTGCATCCACAGATGGACACGATGCCTTGCGTCACGAGTTGATGTGCGCACCATAGCCTCGGTCTTCCGACGAATGCACGCCACCATCAAACGCACGGTTTTTCGGAAACATCTATCTTGTATCCATAGTCGCCTCGCAAGCCTTGCGTAACGTCATCCCATCTCGCTTCGC from the Rhodothermales bacterium genome contains:
- a CDS encoding phospholipase D-like domain-containing protein, with translation MPKIIGNIELYMGPHQLGGPDNLEETIVRFIDGARKTLFIAVQELDSPAIAHAIIRAKKRKVLVKLVLEADYLVAPAFRGDPFVPGGGHEINRELHNAILRAAIKVNSDFNPHIFHQKFVVRDRTSVLTGSTNFTETGTSVNLNHIVIVHDKDVAKAYDLEFSEIQKGRFGAESDVHGPKPLVKLVNDVRVKVLFAPEHAPEMEIMKQIAKARRRIDFAIFTFAQSSGIDDQLALVKERPGVEIRGALYRMQANQSWSSKDLLHAAGVEVNLVPTPGRPGPMPGKLHHKLMVVDESLVIAGSFNYTGAANKLNDENLIILGDLECTDPEGVRKQRELARFAMDEIDRIVEVFGERVV
- a CDS encoding PAS domain S-box protein; this translates as MQSIPTRTDTSESARRTMNKYFLLVAGRAYADVKRVCSSNPHAFRFIGDLLLAEARFFRNCSDYSLYRRSAPIGRARGPFLAIICAQTHQWLRTDPALEAFLGYSREEMEEDWVVTLHPETCQETDSRLVQVYRDLHSGKVPYARAEIRYQTRIGYSVWAQVTHSLVRDSQGRPDRYVLAFEDCSMKRWTELFHGELIALRRIMELSGYEGDHLNRVDGLIRHFEGQPVPASLLGELVELFATVA